A genomic window from Luteolibacter sp. LG18 includes:
- a CDS encoding suppressor of fused domain protein yields the protein METSAANLKIAGHLAAVFGGQPEVTRYQDESGKHHIDLLRCPEAPEHGVDSFATVGLSDHPRQAEGMEQPIRVELTGGCASEHAEAFAAILSTAAFCSIKEGWPVYPGAVFADLVTMYEASRTMQHVMFTEPFPWDELEPVKLPEKEVLWLMMVPVSESEAAYAEEHGFEALETLFEEKEVDVFDLNRAAVV from the coding sequence ATGGAAACGAGCGCGGCGAATTTGAAAATCGCGGGACATCTGGCGGCCGTGTTCGGCGGCCAGCCGGAGGTGACCCGTTACCAGGATGAATCGGGGAAACACCACATCGACCTGCTGCGCTGCCCGGAGGCTCCGGAGCATGGCGTGGATTCGTTCGCGACGGTGGGCTTGTCCGACCACCCGCGCCAAGCGGAGGGAATGGAGCAACCGATCCGGGTGGAGCTGACGGGCGGTTGCGCGTCGGAGCACGCGGAGGCGTTCGCGGCGATCCTGTCGACGGCGGCGTTCTGCTCGATCAAGGAGGGCTGGCCGGTGTATCCGGGCGCGGTGTTCGCGGACCTGGTGACGATGTACGAGGCATCCCGTACGATGCAGCACGTGATGTTCACGGAGCCATTCCCGTGGGATGAACTGGAGCCGGTGAAGCTGCCGGAGAAGGAAGTGCTGTGGCTGATGATGGTTCCGGTCTCGGAATCCGAGGCGGCGTACGCGGAGGAACACGGCTTCGAGGCGCTGGAGACACTTTTTGAAGAGAAGGAAGTGGACGTGTTCGACCTGAACCGAGCGGCGGTGGTGTAA
- a CDS encoding choice-of-anchor tandem repeat GloVer-containing protein, with translation MIRPLLLATALVPALHAAPVFQPIQAFPIAPQDSRGALVLAGDGNFYGTSTSGGSEGLGTIFRMTPAGEVTAIHSLRYVDGTAPVRGLTLGLDGDLYGTTATDGMFGNGTFFKISTAGQFTILAHLHGIATESDGPLVRGLDGNFYAINSHGGALSIGSIVRYTPAGVVTTVFDFNGVTGSYPHDGLTLGSDGNFYGAMTDGVPVGSPQPGPPVIFRYIPGGGIQTVAYLPYVAYSPLVTGQDGALYYVRSNVGLPGVPALVRVTTSGQSSEVPINTSIDSGARLTRPVLTPDGGFAGSLTAGATGIIYRLTTGGAFSVLQQSQAAPAPGDAPRAEMVADDAGNLYGTCFKITASGRYTLLETLGISHSGYSPNGALVQDRSGNFLTTALHGGAAGLGTLVRLDLSGGITVLQDFRGETNGASPRTGLVVGRDGNFYGITRSGGDADMGTFFRYSTRGAFASLADFHAYGLDRPSGLIRGMDGNFYGTTGGDLVADHFFRAAPGGRITNLGDLSPVATGSTGELIEESRGSFLGTATYTAADGWQVGNVFRTTTGQTRSSVASFSVDGGYWPAAGLTRGADGNYYGTTLFGGDYDQGTFYRMTPQGVITTLASFGSGTGSNPNVRLLLAADGNFYGTTSSGFGTVFRVSPGGQITTLHAFSGTDGEDPDGALLQATDGHLYGTTRAGGTTTAGLAAGGGEFYRIWLGALAEADAATGITWNGATLHGTVDPGDDATTVSFQYGIDPALKRSTTVKLGTIPAGDPVPVSTVLSRLQANRTYYFRVVTSNAENPVPQPSEILSFATPAR, from the coding sequence ATGATCCGCCCGCTGCTGCTCGCCACCGCCCTTGTCCCCGCGCTCCATGCCGCGCCGGTTTTCCAGCCGATCCAGGCCTTCCCGATCGCCCCACAGGATTCCCGCGGCGCGCTCGTGCTCGCCGGCGACGGGAATTTCTACGGCACCAGCACCAGCGGCGGCAGCGAGGGGCTCGGCACCATCTTCCGTATGACCCCGGCGGGCGAGGTCACCGCGATCCACAGCCTCCGCTACGTCGATGGCACCGCGCCGGTCCGCGGCCTGACCCTCGGTCTGGATGGCGACCTCTACGGCACCACCGCCACCGACGGGATGTTCGGAAACGGCACCTTCTTCAAGATCTCCACCGCCGGGCAATTCACCATCCTGGCCCACCTCCACGGCATCGCCACGGAGTCGGACGGCCCGCTGGTGCGAGGCCTGGACGGGAATTTCTACGCCATCAATTCCCATGGCGGCGCGCTCTCGATCGGCTCGATCGTCCGCTACACCCCGGCCGGGGTGGTCACGACCGTGTTCGATTTCAATGGCGTGACCGGCAGCTATCCGCACGATGGCCTCACGCTCGGCAGCGACGGGAATTTCTACGGCGCGATGACCGATGGCGTGCCCGTGGGCTCCCCCCAGCCCGGCCCGCCCGTCATCTTCCGCTACATCCCCGGCGGCGGTATCCAGACGGTGGCCTACCTGCCATACGTCGCCTATTCGCCGCTGGTCACCGGCCAGGATGGCGCGCTCTACTACGTCCGTAGCAATGTCGGACTGCCCGGCGTGCCCGCGCTGGTCCGCGTGACCACCTCCGGCCAGTCCAGCGAGGTTCCGATCAACACCAGCATCGACAGCGGCGCGCGTCTCACCCGGCCCGTGCTCACCCCGGATGGCGGCTTCGCCGGCAGCCTCACCGCCGGGGCCACCGGCATCATTTACCGCCTGACCACCGGCGGCGCATTCTCGGTGCTCCAGCAGTCCCAGGCGGCTCCCGCCCCGGGTGATGCCCCGCGCGCCGAGATGGTGGCGGATGACGCGGGAAACCTCTACGGCACCTGCTTCAAGATCACCGCCAGCGGCCGCTACACCCTGCTCGAAACGCTCGGCATCTCCCACTCCGGCTACAGCCCCAATGGCGCGCTGGTCCAGGACCGCAGCGGGAATTTCCTCACCACCGCGCTCCATGGCGGGGCCGCCGGGCTGGGGACGCTCGTCCGCCTCGATCTCAGCGGCGGCATCACCGTGCTGCAGGATTTCCGGGGTGAAACCAACGGCGCCTCCCCGCGCACCGGCCTGGTGGTCGGCCGGGACGGGAACTTCTACGGCATCACCCGTAGCGGCGGGGATGCGGATATGGGAACCTTTTTCCGCTACTCCACCCGTGGAGCCTTCGCCTCGTTGGCGGATTTCCACGCCTATGGACTCGACCGCCCCAGTGGCCTGATCCGCGGCATGGACGGGAATTTCTACGGCACCACCGGCGGAGATCTGGTTGCGGACCATTTCTTCCGCGCCGCTCCGGGCGGCCGGATCACCAACCTTGGCGATCTCAGCCCGGTGGCCACCGGCAGCACCGGCGAGCTCATCGAGGAATCCCGCGGCTCCTTCCTCGGCACCGCCACCTACACCGCCGCCGATGGCTGGCAGGTGGGGAATGTCTTCCGCACCACCACCGGCCAGACCCGCTCGTCGGTCGCCTCGTTCTCCGTGGACGGCGGTTACTGGCCTGCCGCCGGTCTCACCCGCGGCGCGGACGGGAACTACTACGGTACCACGCTCTTCGGCGGCGACTACGACCAGGGAACCTTCTACCGCATGACCCCGCAGGGCGTCATCACCACCCTGGCCTCCTTCGGTTCCGGCACCGGGTCGAATCCGAACGTCCGCCTCCTCCTCGCGGCGGATGGGAATTTCTACGGTACCACCAGCTCCGGCTTCGGCACCGTGTTCCGCGTCAGCCCCGGTGGCCAGATCACCACCCTCCACGCCTTCTCCGGCACCGATGGCGAGGATCCGGATGGCGCGCTGCTCCAGGCCACGGATGGCCACCTTTACGGCACCACCCGTGCCGGTGGCACCACCACCGCGGGCCTTGCGGCCGGCGGCGGCGAGTTCTACCGCATCTGGCTCGGAGCGCTGGCCGAGGCGGATGCCGCCACTGGCATCACCTGGAATGGCGCTACCCTTCATGGCACCGTCGACCCGGGCGATGATGCCACCACCGTGTCCTTCCAATACGGGATCGATCCCGCGCTGAAGCGCTCCACCACGGTGAAACTCGGCACCATCCCCGCCGGCGATCCCGTGCCTGTCTCCACCGTGCTTTCCCGCCTCCAGGCCAACCGCACCTACTACTTCCGCGTCGTCACCTCGAACGCCGAAAACCCCGTGCCGCAGCCCAGCGAGATCCTCTCCTTCGCCACCCCGGCGCGCTAA
- a CDS encoding acyltransferase: MTSAASSPPISGKSSKSRLPILDGLRGVAALIVVAYHIFDSDPVNLVNHGYLAVDFFFMLSGYVMGYAYDDRWSTMSLGSFFKRRLIRLHPMVVMGSILGAVFFYFGACGLFPLVDGTSFGMLLLSTLMGALLIPSVKSVDVRGVGEAYPLNGPAWSLFFEYLANVAYAFGLRKFSCRALGILSVMLAVLLGYVILTNPAGTISYGWMFNGEHVWKGMVRMLFPFVTGLFLFRLGRTFQMKHALLLTSLLLLIALPMPRVGPAAAPWVNGLYECCIILLLLPAIVLIGAGSQPLTRFGEKVCDFLGELSYPLYLTHYPIHYVFYAWLNHRQPDWSLKAPVAIGVYLASLLAGYVVMRFLDTPIRSRLAGK, encoded by the coding sequence ATGACCTCCGCCGCCTCCAGCCCGCCGATCTCCGGGAAATCCTCCAAATCCCGGCTGCCGATCCTCGATGGCCTGCGCGGCGTGGCCGCCCTGATCGTGGTGGCCTACCACATCTTCGACTCGGATCCCGTGAACCTGGTCAACCACGGCTACCTCGCCGTGGACTTTTTCTTCATGCTCTCCGGCTACGTGATGGGCTACGCCTATGACGACCGCTGGAGCACGATGTCCCTCGGATCGTTTTTCAAGCGCCGCCTCATCCGCCTGCACCCGATGGTGGTGATGGGCTCGATCCTCGGCGCGGTGTTCTTCTACTTCGGTGCCTGCGGCCTGTTCCCGCTCGTCGATGGCACCTCGTTCGGCATGCTGCTGCTTTCCACCCTGATGGGCGCGTTGCTGATCCCCTCGGTGAAATCGGTGGACGTGCGCGGGGTGGGGGAGGCCTACCCGCTCAATGGCCCCGCGTGGTCGCTGTTCTTCGAATACCTCGCGAACGTCGCTTACGCGTTCGGGCTTCGGAAATTCAGCTGCCGCGCGCTTGGTATCCTGTCCGTCATGCTCGCCGTCCTCCTGGGTTACGTGATCCTCACCAACCCCGCCGGGACCATCTCCTACGGCTGGATGTTCAATGGCGAACACGTCTGGAAGGGCATGGTCCGGATGCTGTTCCCGTTCGTCACCGGCTTGTTCCTCTTCCGGCTCGGCCGGACGTTCCAGATGAAGCACGCGCTGCTCCTCACTTCGTTGCTCCTTCTCATCGCTCTGCCCATGCCCCGCGTCGGCCCGGCCGCCGCGCCATGGGTCAACGGCCTTTACGAGTGTTGCATTATTCTCCTCCTCCTGCCCGCGATCGTGCTGATCGGTGCGGGCAGCCAGCCGCTCACCCGTTTCGGTGAAAAGGTCTGTGATTTCCTCGGCGAGCTGTCCTATCCGCTCTATCTCACCCACTACCCGATCCACTACGTCTTCTACGCCTGGTTGAACCACCGCCAGCCTGATTGGTCCCTCAAGGCCCCGGTGGCCATCGGCGTTTACCTCGCCTCCCTGCTGGCGGGTTATGTGGTCATGCGGTTCCTGGACACTCCCATCCGCAGTCGCTTGGCGGGCAAGTAG
- a CDS encoding Ig-like domain-containing protein has product MPVWRRGCLSALLILAALTATAKAQDPNNPPASFTRTYTYSGGSTTVTFNKQSVRGPNYEVYVHTGGTSFTSYTPTRPVRTYIGTLSGFPGAIAAGQLLSDGSVRTSLIFEDGTTWRGSTTSFTMPSAASWTPKYPTNVVTSGGAGSSVYAADVGLDLSYSYYNSAGLSTDEALERAEFSMIETNAIYLRDFAVQPRIGRIVLRTNSADDPSSSLSNVQSQWNTVLPGVLPAADFDEATTVVVTGSGGLAYVSNIHTSASYAWVSISSSVANSNFCTVWRHEFGHNWGSNDNQDDHTEGNTIMNGNGLSRFASSELAKMIPYRNTRTSVLDNVGSYGFPLPPRANADRAKVHFSLTDLTLDVLANDSDSNGQTITITSFPSTSNGGASITRSVGTGPGGRDQLIYHPSSSITGLDYFSYRIQDSAGYQSVGWVMIQPPTQAPDPDIAADVNSVSSGAWSTTSVWSDAAVPAAGKNYGISSSHTVDSAPNNVSSGGTVTFAGDTLAVNPGGMLRLSHSSAGGTTTYTSAFDGGLILRGGSTLQSYNSNVGNVTRTMTGPLVIGTGTSTIRIQSDSGSSYTNALRVNDGIFGTGNINLTGTLQGQSGERRFLYMAMNNVAYSGNWNVTADGTTDNTRRLFLVAEAANSLGTGTVTLNTRAQLRNSAAGGLDSLYGVTLTTATSTLQLTNPWVDPAATLDLQAGTLDLGTGASTVGILKIGGNTITPGTYNATTLGAFGYGGTFSGTGTITIATIPSVASGDWTTTSVWADATAPASGKNYRVASANTVDSVSASVASGGTVTFPGDWVTVANGGILRLRHTSGGGNNTHTVDLKELLLESGATFQSYNTSLGNVSRNMSNPVSLGTGGSVTVRLQSDSSSAYSNTLRINGALTGSADINLTATLQGQSGERRLLYVAAANNAYTGNWTVTADGTTDNTRRLYLVAEAANALGTGAVTLSTRAQLRNSATAGLDSLHGVTLATSTSTLQLTNAWNKSNAVLTMTAGTLDLGSVTSTIGTMTIGGTNVAAGTYTATSLAALGYGGTFSGSGSLVITGDLP; this is encoded by the coding sequence GTGCCTGTGTGGCGGCGTGGATGCCTCAGTGCCCTGCTGATCCTCGCGGCGCTCACCGCCACCGCGAAGGCCCAGGATCCGAACAACCCGCCCGCGTCCTTCACCCGCACCTACACCTACAGCGGGGGCAGCACTACGGTGACGTTCAACAAGCAGTCCGTGCGCGGACCGAACTACGAGGTCTACGTCCACACCGGCGGCACCTCGTTCACCTCCTACACGCCCACCCGCCCGGTGCGCACCTACATCGGCACGCTGTCCGGATTCCCCGGCGCGATCGCCGCGGGCCAGCTACTCAGCGATGGCAGCGTGCGCACCTCGCTGATCTTCGAGGATGGCACCACCTGGCGTGGCTCCACCACCTCCTTCACCATGCCGTCCGCCGCGAGCTGGACGCCGAAGTATCCCACGAACGTGGTTACCTCCGGCGGCGCGGGTTCCTCGGTGTATGCCGCGGATGTGGGCCTGGACCTCAGCTACTCCTACTACAACAGCGCGGGTCTCAGCACGGACGAGGCGCTGGAGCGCGCGGAGTTCTCCATGATCGAGACGAACGCGATCTACCTCCGCGATTTCGCCGTGCAGCCGCGCATCGGCCGCATTGTCCTGCGCACGAATTCCGCGGACGATCCGTCGTCCTCGCTCTCAAACGTGCAGAGCCAGTGGAACACCGTGCTGCCCGGCGTGCTCCCGGCCGCGGACTTCGATGAGGCCACCACCGTGGTCGTCACCGGCAGCGGTGGCCTCGCCTACGTGAGCAACATCCACACCAGCGCCTCCTACGCCTGGGTCAGCATCAGCAGCAGCGTGGCCAATTCGAACTTCTGCACCGTCTGGCGCCACGAGTTCGGCCACAACTGGGGCTCGAACGACAACCAGGACGACCATACGGAAGGCAACACCATCATGAATGGCAACGGCCTCAGCCGGTTCGCCTCCTCCGAGCTGGCGAAGATGATCCCTTACCGGAACACCCGCACCAGCGTGCTGGACAACGTGGGCTCCTACGGCTTCCCGCTGCCGCCGCGCGCGAACGCGGACCGAGCCAAGGTTCACTTCTCGCTGACGGATCTCACGCTCGACGTGTTGGCGAACGACTCGGATTCGAACGGGCAGACGATCACCATCACCTCGTTCCCGTCCACTTCGAACGGTGGCGCCAGCATCACCCGCTCCGTCGGCACCGGTCCGGGCGGGCGCGATCAATTGATCTACCACCCGTCGTCCTCGATCACCGGCTTGGATTACTTCTCCTACCGCATCCAGGACTCCGCCGGCTACCAGTCCGTCGGCTGGGTCATGATCCAGCCGCCCACCCAGGCCCCGGATCCGGACATCGCCGCAGACGTGAACTCCGTCTCCAGCGGCGCGTGGTCCACCACCTCGGTGTGGAGCGATGCCGCCGTCCCCGCCGCCGGGAAAAACTACGGCATATCCAGTAGCCACACCGTCGACTCCGCCCCGAACAATGTCTCCAGCGGCGGCACGGTGACCTTCGCGGGCGACACCCTGGCGGTGAACCCCGGCGGCATGCTGCGCCTCAGCCACAGCTCCGCGGGCGGCACCACCACCTACACCTCCGCCTTCGATGGCGGCCTGATCCTGCGCGGTGGCTCGACCTTGCAGTCGTATAACTCGAACGTCGGCAACGTCACCCGCACCATGACCGGCCCGCTCGTCATCGGCACCGGCACCTCCACCATCCGCATTCAGTCGGACAGCGGCAGCTCCTACACCAACGCGCTGCGCGTGAACGACGGCATCTTCGGCACCGGCAACATCAACCTCACCGGCACTCTTCAGGGCCAGTCGGGCGAGCGCCGTTTCCTCTATATGGCCATGAACAACGTGGCCTACAGCGGAAACTGGAACGTCACCGCCGATGGCACCACGGACAACACCCGCCGCCTCTTCCTCGTCGCCGAGGCCGCGAACTCGCTCGGCACCGGCACCGTGACGCTCAACACCCGTGCCCAGCTCCGCAACAGCGCCGCCGGGGGACTCGACAGCCTCTACGGCGTCACCCTCACCACCGCCACCTCCACCCTCCAGCTCACCAATCCGTGGGTCGATCCCGCCGCCACCCTGGACCTCCAGGCCGGCACTCTCGATCTTGGCACCGGGGCCAGCACCGTGGGCATCTTGAAGATCGGCGGAAACACCATCACCCCCGGCACCTACAACGCCACCACCCTCGGCGCCTTCGGCTACGGCGGCACCTTCAGCGGCACCGGCACGATCACCATCGCCACCATTCCCTCGGTGGCCAGCGGTGACTGGACCACCACCAGCGTCTGGGCCGATGCCACCGCCCCCGCCAGCGGCAAGAACTACCGCGTGGCGAGCGCGAACACGGTCGACTCCGTGTCCGCCTCGGTGGCCAGCGGCGGCACCGTCACCTTCCCGGGCGACTGGGTCACCGTGGCGAATGGCGGCATCCTGCGCCTCCGCCACACTTCCGGCGGCGGGAACAACACCCACACCGTGGACCTGAAGGAGCTGCTGCTCGAAAGCGGCGCCACCTTCCAGTCCTACAACACCTCGCTGGGCAATGTCTCCCGCAACATGAGCAACCCCGTGAGCCTCGGCACCGGCGGCAGCGTCACCGTCCGCCTCCAGTCCGACAGCAGCAGCGCTTACTCGAACACCCTGCGGATCAATGGCGCGCTCACCGGCTCCGCTGACATCAACCTCACCGCCACCCTCCAGGGCCAGTCCGGTGAACGCCGCCTGCTCTACGTCGCCGCCGCCAACAACGCCTACACCGGCAACTGGACCGTGACCGCCGATGGCACCACCGACAACACCCGCCGTTTGTACCTCGTCGCAGAGGCCGCCAACGCGCTCGGCACCGGTGCCGTGACTCTGAGCACCCGCGCCCAGCTCCGCAACAGCGCCACCGCCGGCCTCGACAGCCTCCACGGTGTCACGCTGGCCACCAGCACCTCCACGCTGCAACTGACCAACGCCTGGAACAAGAGCAACGCCGTGCTGACGATGACCGCCGGCACGCTCGACCTCGGCAGCGTGACGAGCACGATCGGGACGATGACCATCGGAGGCACCAACGTCGCCGCGGGCACCTACACCGCCACCAGCCTGGCCGCGCTCGGCTACGGCGGCACCTTCAGCGGCAGCGGCAGCCTCGTGATCACCGGCGATCTCCCCTGA
- a CDS encoding glycosyltransferase, with translation MIPRRFIQTHSSELALTPLHRDCQESLRSHHPGFEYLFFSDAACRKFIEQRNPGFLPLWDYYPKGVQRSDFFRILAIYELGGFYADMDVFFHDSVEDLLSHSLVFPVEWQMPHSLYVERHREEPVEDTDLYQYGNYAFGAEPGHWFFREILEEMIRRTALVDMQDLQDNDILYSTGPDVVNSTYRKFRDRAAPVIHGLLGEASPRPPQPVKAWGDPEWFQFGRYGNHLMTSVWRGKRS, from the coding sequence ATGATCCCCAGACGGTTTATCCAGACCCATTCCTCCGAACTCGCCCTGACGCCGCTGCACCGCGATTGCCAGGAATCCCTTCGCTCCCATCACCCCGGGTTTGAATACCTGTTCTTTTCCGATGCCGCCTGCCGGAAGTTCATCGAGCAACGGAATCCCGGGTTCCTGCCACTGTGGGACTACTATCCCAAGGGGGTCCAACGTTCGGATTTCTTCCGTATCCTGGCGATCTACGAGCTGGGCGGGTTTTACGCGGACATGGATGTGTTCTTCCATGACTCCGTCGAGGACCTCCTTTCCCACTCGCTGGTGTTTCCGGTGGAATGGCAGATGCCCCATTCCCTCTATGTGGAGCGCCATCGCGAGGAACCGGTGGAGGACACCGATTTGTACCAGTATGGGAACTACGCGTTCGGGGCGGAGCCGGGGCACTGGTTCTTCCGGGAAATCCTGGAGGAGATGATCCGACGGACCGCCTTGGTGGACATGCAGGATTTGCAGGACAACGACATCTTGTATTCGACCGGTCCCGACGTGGTGAATTCCACCTACCGGAAGTTCCGTGACCGGGCCGCCCCGGTGATTCACGGACTCCTGGGCGAAGCCTCTCCCCGCCCTCCCCAGCCGGTCAAAGCCTGGGGAGATCCGGAATGGTTCCAGTTCGGGCGGTATGGGAACCATTTGATGACAAGTGTCTGGAGGGGCAAACGTTCCTGA
- the fbaA gene encoding class II fructose-bisphosphate aldolase has product MPVATPAQYRAMLDAAQKGGYAYPAINVTSITTINGALRAFAEAKSDGIIQVSTGGGQFASGTKVNDAAFGAIVLAEAAHRLAAKYDVLVALHTDHCHPNKVDGFLRPLLDASRERVAAGQGPLFQSHMFDGSELPLEENMKISKELLKECVDLGIILEIEAGVVGGEEDGHDTSGHPADKLYTTPEDMLTVYEDLQPIGRFLFAATFGNVHGAYKPGAVQLKPTILRDGQKAVTDKHGAAAEMDLVFHGGSGSELSDIRETLGYGVVKMNIDTDTQYAFTRPIVTHVCQNLEGVLKIDGEVGDKKQYDPRTYLKKAEVALADRLKQACDDLLSTGKTVFGTV; this is encoded by the coding sequence ATGCCAGTCGCCACTCCCGCCCAGTACCGGGCCATGCTCGACGCCGCCCAGAAGGGTGGCTACGCCTACCCCGCGATCAACGTCACCTCGATCACGACGATCAACGGTGCCCTGCGCGCCTTCGCCGAGGCGAAGTCCGACGGTATCATCCAGGTTTCCACCGGTGGCGGCCAGTTCGCCTCCGGCACGAAGGTGAACGACGCCGCCTTCGGCGCGATCGTGCTGGCCGAGGCGGCCCACCGCCTGGCCGCGAAGTACGATGTGCTCGTGGCCCTCCACACCGACCACTGCCACCCGAACAAGGTGGACGGCTTCTTGCGCCCGCTGCTGGATGCCTCCCGCGAGCGCGTGGCCGCCGGCCAGGGCCCGCTGTTCCAGAGCCACATGTTCGACGGCTCCGAGCTGCCGCTCGAAGAGAACATGAAGATTTCCAAGGAGCTCCTGAAGGAGTGCGTGGACCTCGGCATCATCCTCGAGATCGAAGCCGGCGTCGTCGGCGGCGAGGAAGACGGCCACGACACCTCCGGCCACCCGGCCGACAAGCTCTACACCACTCCCGAGGACATGCTCACGGTCTATGAAGACCTGCAGCCGATCGGCCGCTTCCTCTTCGCCGCCACCTTCGGCAACGTCCACGGTGCCTATAAGCCGGGCGCGGTGCAGCTGAAGCCGACCATCCTCCGCGATGGCCAGAAGGCGGTGACGGACAAGCACGGCGCGGCCGCCGAGATGGACCTCGTGTTCCACGGCGGTTCCGGCTCGGAGCTCTCCGACATCCGCGAGACCCTCGGCTACGGCGTGGTGAAGATGAACATCGACACCGACACCCAGTACGCCTTCACCCGCCCGATCGTGACCCACGTCTGCCAGAACCTGGAAGGCGTGCTGAAGATCGACGGCGAAGTGGGCGACAAGAAGCAGTACGACCCGCGCACCTATCTCAAGAAGGCCGAAGTGGCCCTCGCCGACCGCCTGAAGCAAGCGTGCGACGACCTGCTGTCCACCGGCAAGACGGTGTTCGGCACGGTGTAA
- a CDS encoding twin-arginine translocation signal domain-containing protein: MNPEENPDIQSASDSKGSNPLNRRSFIKRSAATSAGVVLAMNGLTQAGWGADYQITGTQTITISKGPGDRVTVDFSLDIKSKTSNQLNIGIRAFSQTGKFGAKTNIFDNPTWKQTTYKGTGTITIGPLSPVPTAGQIVTVEVYCDGDVIAMHTLTW, translated from the coding sequence ATGAACCCTGAAGAAAACCCTGATATCCAGTCTGCGAGTGATTCCAAAGGCTCGAATCCCCTCAACCGCCGGTCTTTCATCAAGAGGTCGGCGGCGACCTCCGCCGGAGTCGTCCTGGCCATGAACGGCCTCACCCAGGCCGGATGGGGTGCCGACTATCAGATCACCGGCACCCAGACGATCACGATCAGCAAGGGCCCGGGCGACCGGGTCACGGTCGACTTCAGCCTGGACATCAAATCCAAAACCTCGAATCAGTTGAACATCGGAATCCGGGCCTTCAGCCAAACGGGCAAATTCGGTGCCAAAACGAATATTTTCGACAATCCCACCTGGAAACAGACCACCTACAAGGGCACTGGAACCATCACCATCGGACCCCTGAGTCCGGTGCCGACGGCCGGGCAGATTGTCACCGTGGAAGTTTATTGTGACGGCGACGTGATCGCCATGCATACGTTGACGTGGTAG
- a CDS encoding VC0807 family protein, with protein MSATPHKPENPLVNIMVNVLVPVLALGTLSKDPAIQEKLGKAAHWWQLGPVYGLAIALALPLGYGIWFFVRNRKANFFSLIGLVSVLLTGCITIYLWNKDGTVKPGAAALYGLKEAAIPLALAFAILLSHRTPNPLLRVFLYNDALFDIPKIEGKIGADEQPGYAALLWRSTRLFATSFFVSSVLNLGLSLFLFRGFDHTAGDALETYNAIIGRITWMSMLVVLVPAFGFLFMTLHKLVAGLKELTGLTDEEIMLPR; from the coding sequence ATGTCCGCGACGCCCCACAAGCCCGAGAACCCGCTCGTCAACATCATGGTGAACGTGCTGGTGCCGGTGCTGGCGCTGGGGACGCTGAGCAAGGACCCGGCGATCCAGGAGAAGCTGGGCAAGGCGGCGCATTGGTGGCAGTTGGGGCCGGTGTACGGGCTGGCGATCGCGCTGGCGCTGCCGCTGGGCTACGGGATCTGGTTCTTCGTGCGGAACCGGAAGGCGAATTTCTTCTCGCTGATCGGGCTGGTGTCGGTGCTTCTCACGGGCTGCATCACGATCTACCTGTGGAACAAGGACGGCACGGTGAAACCGGGCGCGGCGGCGCTCTACGGGCTGAAGGAGGCGGCGATACCGCTGGCGCTGGCGTTCGCGATCCTGCTGTCCCACCGCACGCCGAACCCGCTGCTGCGGGTGTTCCTCTACAATGACGCGCTGTTCGACATCCCGAAGATCGAGGGCAAGATCGGCGCGGACGAGCAACCGGGCTACGCCGCGCTGCTGTGGCGGTCGACGCGGTTGTTCGCGACGTCGTTTTTCGTGAGCTCGGTGCTGAACCTGGGGCTGTCGCTGTTCCTGTTCCGCGGTTTCGACCACACGGCGGGGGACGCGCTGGAGACCTACAACGCGATCATCGGCAGGATCACCTGGATGAGCATGCTGGTGGTGCTGGTGCCGGCATTCGGGTTCCTGTTCATGACGCTGCACAAGCTGGTGGCGGGCTTGAAGGAACTCACCGGATTGACGGACGAGGAGATCATGCTGCCGCGGTGA